In one Dermacentor variabilis isolate Ectoservices chromosome 4, ASM5094787v1, whole genome shotgun sequence genomic region, the following are encoded:
- the LOC142579114 gene encoding uncharacterized protein LOC142579114, whose translation MFVSCKLVVPAVMLYLATLICHASCGSLGRNDTTLAHVRVRRTLYGTPEEKFFQLMAYYRLKVAVKMQKIECYKRSFCQVARALGTGSSKTTFVGRFMRGVAELPDSLLGALGKGWIGQDCAQAYRSCDRAKDYVRRIVEAVINTKPSTE comes from the exons ATGTTTGTAAGCTGCAAGCTGGTCGTACCGGCGGTAATGCTGTATTTGGCGACATTAATTTGCCATGCCTCCTGTGGATCAC TTGGTCGTAACGACACCACTCTGGCACACGTTCGGGTTCGGAGAACGCTGTACGGAACTCCGGAAGAGAAGTTTTTCCAGCTCATGGCCTACTACAGGCTGAAAGTAGCCGTGAAGATGCAAAAGATTGAGTGTTACAAGAGGTCCTTCTGCCAGGTGGCGCGTGCCTTGGGTACGGGATCCTCCAAAACAACCTTCGTCGGCAGATTCATGAG GGGCGTAGCGGAGTTGCCTGACTCCCTCTTAGGAGCACTTGGCAAAGGGTGGATTGGCCAAGACTGCGCTCAGGCGTACAGGTCGTGCGACCGAGCCAAGGACTACGTCCGGCGCATTGTGGAAGCCGTGATAAACACTAAACCGAGCACGGAGTGA